From one Solidesulfovibrio carbinoliphilus subsp. oakridgensis genomic stretch:
- a CDS encoding PAS domain-containing sensor histidine kinase — MAGLFGREVIMQKRPKVWRKVVANVPPWLYLGSVFILVGIVVVMTMRNTHREKSLTAQTLLEKGAALIKAFESGARTGMGMHWRGDQFQVLLEEMANQPGIFYLAVTGEDGLILADSDKGKIGSRLHGPEEMKALAIGAKEKWRVTSLADGRKAFEVYRDFAPLARRDAAEYCEEEVWQYACPWSRPGSSQGTGRQAIFIAFDVAPFDAALAEDMHNTVILSAILLLLGVGGVMTLFWAQSYRFSRRQLQDTRAFASEIINNLPVGLITTDSDGKLAVVNSAAERISGLKAADIMGKIPEEVLPGAWCSLRDVVDKGEPVMEHETECSFDGEKNLPLSLSASKILNEEGTHLGNLFIFRDLGEVRRLQEEVRRKEKLAALGSLAAGVAHEIRNPLSSIKGFAKYFEGQCAEGSQGRELAAVMAQEVDRLNRVITELLDFARPSDLKTRSTDVGSLIEHSLRLVRQDAEGKKITVTFDRNAGLPVIAIDPDRLTQALLNLYLNAIQAMENGGTLAVRAAADGRGGVRIEVEDSGKGIAPESLSSIFNPYFTTKSSGTGLGLAIVQKIIEAHRGEVKVKSTPDRGTTFNILLPVGRPEGVAS, encoded by the coding sequence TTGGCCGGTTTGTTCGGAAGAGAGGTGATTATGCAAAAAAGACCAAAGGTGTGGCGCAAGGTCGTGGCGAACGTTCCGCCCTGGCTCTACCTCGGTTCGGTTTTCATTTTGGTTGGAATCGTCGTCGTCATGACCATGAGGAACACCCACCGGGAGAAAAGCCTCACTGCTCAGACGCTTCTTGAAAAGGGAGCGGCCCTTATTAAGGCCTTCGAGTCGGGAGCGCGAACGGGCATGGGGATGCACTGGAGGGGCGACCAGTTTCAGGTGCTCCTTGAGGAGATGGCGAACCAGCCCGGAATCTTCTATCTAGCCGTGACGGGTGAGGATGGCCTGATCCTGGCCGATAGCGACAAAGGCAAGATCGGCTCAAGGCTCCACGGCCCCGAGGAAATGAAGGCGCTCGCCATCGGGGCGAAGGAAAAATGGCGGGTCACAAGCCTGGCGGATGGGCGGAAGGCCTTTGAGGTCTACCGCGACTTCGCGCCCCTGGCCCGCCGTGATGCTGCGGAGTATTGTGAAGAAGAGGTTTGGCAATACGCGTGCCCCTGGAGCAGACCGGGTTCCTCGCAGGGGACCGGAAGGCAAGCCATCTTCATCGCGTTTGATGTCGCCCCCTTTGACGCGGCCTTAGCCGAGGACATGCACAATACGGTCATATTGTCGGCCATCCTGCTTCTGCTTGGCGTGGGCGGCGTCATGACCCTGTTTTGGGCGCAAAGCTACCGATTTTCCAGACGGCAACTCCAGGACACGAGGGCCTTTGCTTCGGAGATCATAAACAACCTTCCCGTGGGGCTCATCACCACGGACAGCGACGGCAAGCTGGCCGTGGTCAACAGCGCAGCCGAGAGGATTTCTGGGCTCAAGGCGGCCGACATCATGGGCAAGATCCCTGAGGAGGTTTTGCCCGGGGCCTGGTGCAGCCTCAGGGATGTTGTCGACAAAGGGGAACCCGTCATGGAGCACGAAACGGAGTGCTCCTTTGACGGAGAAAAAAATCTTCCCTTGAGCCTCAGCGCGTCGAAGATTCTCAATGAGGAGGGAACCCACCTGGGCAATCTCTTCATTTTCCGGGACCTGGGCGAGGTAAGAAGGCTCCAGGAAGAAGTGCGCCGCAAGGAAAAACTCGCCGCCCTGGGCAGCCTGGCCGCCGGCGTCGCCCATGAGATCAGAAACCCCCTCTCCTCAATCAAGGGTTTCGCCAAATACTTCGAGGGGCAGTGCGCCGAGGGTAGCCAGGGCCGGGAGCTAGCCGCCGTCATGGCCCAGGAGGTGGACAGGCTCAACCGGGTCATCACGGAACTCCTGGACTTTGCCCGGCCATCGGACCTGAAGACGCGTTCGACGGACGTGGGCAGTCTCATCGAGCATTCCCTCCGGCTGGTCCGCCAGGACGCCGAAGGAAAAAAAATCACAGTCACCTTCGACCGGAATGCAGGCCTGCCCGTCATCGCCATCGACCCCGACCGCCTCACCCAGGCCTTACTCAACCTCTACCTCAACGCCATCCAGGCCATGGAAAACGGCGGGACGCTTGCCGTCAGGGCAGCCGCCGACGGCCGAGGGGGCGTGCGGATCGAGGTGGAAGATTCGGGCAAGGGGATTGCGCCCGAGAGCCTGTCGAGCATCTTTAACCCCTACTTCACCACAAAATCCTCCGGGACCGGCCTTGGCTTGGCCATTGTGCAAAAGATCATCGAGGCCCACCGGGGAGAGGTCAAGGTTAAGAGCACCCCCGACCGGGGCACCACCTTCAACATCCTCCTGCCTGTGGGGCGGCCGGAAGGAGTTGCTTCATGA
- a CDS encoding SHOCT domain-containing protein — protein sequence MMWDCGFPLSSPWMGGTTFWGLGTILLLTALLGLFLFVSRRADKTSRADRDDSLGIIKERLARGEINPEEYREMKKVLEQA from the coding sequence ATGATGTGGGACTGTGGATTCCCTCTCTCCTCTCCCTGGATGGGGGGCACAACCTTCTGGGGGCTGGGAACGATTCTGCTGCTGACCGCGCTCTTGGGACTTTTCCTCTTCGTCTCAAGGAGAGCTGACAAAACCAGTCGCGCCGACAGGGACGATTCCTTGGGAATCATCAAGGAGCGGCTGGCAAGAGGAGAGATCAACCCGGAAGAGTATCGGGAAATGAAGAAGGTCTTGGAACAGGCGTAA